ACCCAGGAAGCTAAGCCCTGCTTCTAACAAAATAGCCGATGCGAAGTTTGACGATGCCAGCACCAGGATAGGCCCGGTTATGTTGGGCAAAATATGTTTGGTAATAATGCGCCTGTTATTAAAGCCAAGGGCGCGGGCTGCTTCTACATATTCAACCTGTTTCAGGCTCATTACCTGGCCGCGTACCAGCCGGGCTACCTCAACCCACATGGATAAGCCTACTGCAATAAATATTTGCCAAAGCCCTTTGCCCAATGCAAATGATATGGCAATAACCAGCAGCAATGCAGGCAACGACCATAATATGTTCATTATCCAGCTTAAGGCGCCGTCAATCCACCCGCCAAAATACCCCGCTACAGAACCAACGGCGACCCCTAAAAACATGCTGATTATCACCGACATCAGCCCTACTGCCAATGAAATTCGTGTACCCAGCAACAAGCGGCTCAGCAGGTCGCGCCCGTAAACGTCGGTACCCAGCCAAAAGGTCCTGGTAATTATTTGTTCGCCTTTAATTTTATTGGTAAAATTCTGGTATATCTCCGCCGTTTTTTCGCAGGAGAGCGTTGGGTTTAGCAGCACTTTATTAAAATGATATCGTGGTTTAATACCCGTTACCACTTCAAAAATATTATAGGCTTTTTGATCGGGCTTATCCTCATTGCCAATATATTCGCTTACGTGGACGGAATCCTGTTTAAAATAATACCCTGTAATAGGCACTTCCCTGTAAAAAGATGGCTGCCCAAAAAGCATCCTGTTAAAAAAGCTTATCGTATCTATCTGTTCGCTTTTGCGTATAAGCAACATCATGAATTTGGCGCCAGGCTTTTTAATGCTCAATTGTATAGTCATGTTGTTGGCCTGCGGGGTGTTATCGGGCATTATCAAATACCCCAATATGGCCACTAACAGGGTTATCGCAATAAAAACAAGCCCGGCCATGGCAATTTTATTACGCTTAAATGCGTTCCAGGTACGTTTAGAGGGGGTAAGCTTGGCCAATAGTTAATAGTTCCGTTTGGCTAAATATCGCTTAAATAGATGCAATAAGCAATCGGCGTGAGTACAAATTACATTTACATTAAAAACCATCAGGGCTATTTAACCTCCCGCCCTTTCCATTGGTACTTTTTATTGCTGCCTATTAAGCCCATGTAGGCCAGGTAAACAACGTGTACCGGTATGGTAATTATAAGCAGGCTAACCAGGTAGCTGCGCTTAAAAAACGAGGTAACAGGAATCAGGTAAATAGCCTCAAAAAAATATTTAAGTAAAAACTGCGCCAAAAAAAGCTTGAAAATATCGGCAAAAAACAATCCCAGGAAAAAATTCAATAGCAGGGAGATATTAAAAAGCCAGAAGATAAGAGCGACAAGAACAATCTTTTTATCCTTATATAAAGTAAATTTTGATGCCCAACGCTTACGCTGCTGCATAAACTCTTTTAAATTTGGCTTGGCATGAGTATATACAATGGCGTCTGTTTGTTTTATAAAACCAATGCGGCCGGGGTAGCGTACCGCCACTTTTTGCAATAATAATTCATCATCGCCCGATGCCAGCTGATCGATACCTTTAAACCCTCCTACTTCGTTAAATACATCTTTACGGTAGGCCATGTTGGCGCCATTACAGGTTGATGCCCTTCCGTTACCAATAAATGCCGCTCCAATACCAATTAAAAACGAGAACTCCAGCGTTTGCATCAGCTCAAATACCGATTTCTCCTGGAAAAATGTCACGGGAGCCGAAATAAGCACCGGGTTTTCGGTTTCGTAGTAAGTTACTATGGTTGATATCCACTTGCTGTTCATCCGGCAATCGGCATCGGTGGCTACCATTAGTTCGCCGGTTGATAATTGGATTGCCTCA
The genomic region above belongs to Mucilaginibacter sp. KACC 22773 and contains:
- a CDS encoding ABC transporter permease encodes the protein MAKLTPSKRTWNAFKRNKIAMAGLVFIAITLLVAILGYLIMPDNTPQANNMTIQLSIKKPGAKFMMLLIRKSEQIDTISFFNRMLFGQPSFYREVPITGYYFKQDSVHVSEYIGNEDKPDQKAYNIFEVVTGIKPRYHFNKVLLNPTLSCEKTAEIYQNFTNKIKGEQIITRTFWLGTDVYGRDLLSRLLLGTRISLAVGLMSVIISMFLGVAVGSVAGYFGGWIDGALSWIMNILWSLPALLLVIAISFALGKGLWQIFIAVGLSMWVEVARLVRGQVMSLKQVEYVEAARALGFNNRRIITKHILPNITGPILVLASSNFASAILLEAGLSFLGFGAQPPMPTWGGMIKEHYGYIVMDSAFLAITPGLAIMLLVYAFNLVTVGLRDAFDIKSQSTRI
- a CDS encoding glycosyltransferase family 2 protein, which produces MVNKTSFNTRVTILIAARNEAEIIHLTIGDILAQDYPRHLLEVIIVDDHSTDNTAAIIGSFADQGITLLKLNENQPLNSYKKKAITEAIQLSTGELMVATDADCRMNSKWISTIVTYYETENPVLISAPVTFFQEKSVFELMQTLEFSFLIGIGAAFIGNGRASTCNGANMAYRKDVFNEVGGFKGIDQLASGDDELLLQKVAVRYPGRIGFIKQTDAIVYTHAKPNLKEFMQQRKRWASKFTLYKDKKIVLVALIFWLFNISLLLNFFLGLFFADIFKLFLAQFLLKYFFEAIYLIPVTSFFKRSYLVSLLIITIPVHVVYLAYMGLIGSNKKYQWKGREVK